One part of the Acidobacteriota bacterium genome encodes these proteins:
- the ubiE gene encoding bifunctional demethylmenaquinone methyltransferase/2-methoxy-6-polyprenyl-1,4-benzoquinol methylase UbiE gives MFDRIAPRYDLLNRIMSLGRDRAWRRRAIDALELSPGARLLDLATGTGDLALEALARHPRIEVVGLDPSPRMLALAAAKARRAGAAGSLRLLRGDAQALPFAAARFDAAAMAFGIRNVPDRERALREIARVLRPGGRLAVLELGSPRGRWAGAAARAYIRSVVPRLGALLSRAPEYRYLERSIAAFPAPESFSRTIRECGFESVQVRPLALGACHLYRALRSREGSP, from the coding sequence ATGTTCGACAGGATCGCGCCGCGTTACGACCTGCTGAACCGGATCATGTCGCTCGGCCGCGACCGGGCGTGGCGGCGGCGCGCCATCGACGCTCTCGAGCTTTCTCCCGGCGCCCGTCTGCTCGACCTGGCCACGGGCACGGGGGATCTCGCGCTCGAGGCGCTCGCGCGGCATCCCCGGATCGAGGTGGTCGGCCTCGACCCATCGCCCCGGATGCTGGCCCTGGCCGCGGCAAAGGCGCGCCGCGCCGGAGCGGCGGGGAGCTTGCGCCTGCTCCGGGGAGACGCGCAGGCGCTGCCCTTCGCGGCCGCGCGGTTCGACGCCGCGGCGATGGCCTTCGGCATCCGCAACGTTCCCGACCGGGAGCGGGCCCTGAGGGAGATCGCACGGGTCCTCCGGCCCGGCGGCCGGCTGGCGGTGCTCGAACTCGGATCGCCGCGGGGGCGCTGGGCGGGAGCCGCCGCGCGCGCCTACATCCGCAGCGTCGTCCCTCGCCTCGGCGCGCTGCTGTCCCGAGCTCCCGAGTACCGCTATCTCGAGCGCTCGATCGCCGCGTTTCCCGCCCCCGAGAGTTTCTCCCGCACGATCCGGGAGTGCGGTTTCGAGAGCGTGCAGGTCCGGCCCCTGGCACTCGGCGCGTGCCATCTCTACCGCGCGCTCCGCTCCCGGGAGGGCTCGCCGTGA